In one Alosa alosa isolate M-15738 ecotype Scorff River chromosome 14, AALO_Geno_1.1, whole genome shotgun sequence genomic region, the following are encoded:
- the ccpg1 gene encoding cell cycle progression protein 1 isoform X8, whose translation MSESSSDTESSCGWTIISNEGSDIETLGPENALEHEVEISERGPIQETELLDQSAFACAEKKEERGDSSLDVTLKAESFGELHSTSEVGAEEVTDEHVTLCSSSDHSDIVTLGDSSKEEQAEVEGDGDDDDDDDDDDDEEEVAAGSEDLYMGTSSSSQYTFSAPETAGGIMNQWTFTQTLWKFGCRLREQLSAGHSFSVFPLEQPVVGESSSSDEEVEAEASPAVRRRRVRRSTAGSEPEEAPQQQSRDQAEAQGEPLEHQDPRAETPQQGHVSGTLNKCILLALVVAISMGFGHFYGYFEGTVQIQERQRIVERSRVLEPSGTRALHQCHRPQKDINKGVIQSLREDLEEKHNMVMSITGLMDKITKENQQLRLKQDELQAQKVELVEQLKQTVEERSSMELDQEQLARENRQLKSSLEHEEASLSALQDELRSLRAQIRQLEERGAGADSVVQENQRLKEHLEEERQRLRGIWDQRNRLVLEAQALRGELDVERKATDKLKEELSRRGPTDAETEELQSRLLELEKKLSFEQQRSDLWERLYVETKEDRVKAKGDRQAKAKRPKEGIIGKVKETFDAVKNSTKEFVHHHKEQIKKAKEAVKENLRKFSDSVKSTFRTFKDSASTMFDRNRRPHERKYQERKESKAQHQEPLRTHRDDSSSEEASWQHRPHKSFHQHPQKSTLDSSSEAERNTRKAGTKKDSGFASPKGIPKGCSGVFDCAYQESMSLFNKAMDPIRADEFKQLLHSYLQQEVDHFHHWNELEGFIKNFFHNGVFIHDQMLFTDFVSGVEDYLEDMHEYHSHDDVFEDLDDYIYRHFFGDTYSKRYGPRSETQ comes from the exons ATGTCAGAGAGCTCAAGTGACACTGAATCCTCCTGTGGATGGACCATCATTAGTAATGAG GGCTCGGATATTGAGACTCTGGGGCCTGAGAATGCACTGGAACATGAGGTGGAGATCTCAGAGAGAGGACCCATACAGGAGACTGAGCTGCTAGACCAGTCAGCTTTTGCCTGTG CTGAGAAAAAAGAGGAACGTGGTGACTCATCCTTGGATGTCACTCTAAAAGCAGAGTCATTCGGGGAATTGCACTCCACTTCTGAG GTGGGTGCTGAGGAGGTGACGGACGAGCATGTGACACTGTGCTCTTCCAGTGATCACTCAGACATTGTCACCTTGGGAGACTCGTCCAAGGAAGAGCAGGCGGAAGTCGAAGGGGATGGtgatgatgacgacgatgatgatgatgatgatgatgaagaagaggTGGCAGCTGGAAGCGAAGACCTTTACATGGGCACCTCTTCAAGCAGCCAATACACCTTCAGTGCACCAGAGACAG CAGGTGGGATAATGAACCAGTGGACTTTTACTCAGACTCTGTGGAAGTTTGGCTGTCGTCTGAGAGAGCAGCTTTCTGCTGGACATTCTTTCTCAG TTTTCCCCCTGGAGCAACCTGTGGTCGGAGAGTCCAGCAGCAGCgatgaggaggtggaggcggAGGCCAGCCCAGCCGTGCGCAGGCGCAGGGTGAGGAGGAGCACCGCCGGCTCGGAGCCAGAGGAGGCGCCACAGCAGCAGTCGCGGGACCAGGCAGAGGCTCAGGGGGAGCCCCTCGAGCACCAGGACCCTCGGGCTGAAACGCCACAGCAGGGCCACGTCAGTGGCACCCTGAACAAGTGCATCCTCCTGGCCCTGGTGGTGGCCATCAGCATGGGCTTTGGACACTTCTATG GTTATTTTGAAG GCACTGTGCAGATCCAGGAAAGGCAGCGGATTGTGGAGAGGAGCCGTGTACTTGAGCCCAGTGGCACCAGAGCGCTCCATCAGTGTCATCGGCCTCAAAAAGACATCAACAAG GGAGTGATTCAGAGTCTAAGAGAAGACCTAGAGGAAAAGCATAACATGGTGATGTCCATCACAGGACTTATGGATAAGATAACTAAGGAGAACCAGCAGCTCAGACTCAAACAGGATGAGTTACAG GCCCAGAAGGTTGAGCTGGTTGAGCAACTGAAGCAGACGGTGGAGGAGCGCAGTAGCATGGAGCTGGACCAGGAGCAGCTGGCCCGGGAGAATCGGCAGCTGAAGAGCTCCCTGGAGCACGAGGAGGCCTCCCTGTCCGCCCTGCAGGACGAGCTGCGGAGCCTCCGCGCCCAGATCCGCCAGCTTGAGGAGCGCGGCGCTGGGGCGGACTCGGTCGTCCAGGAGAACCAGCGTCTAAAGGAGCACCTGGAGGAGGAGCGCCAGCGGCTGCGGGGCATCTGGGACCAGCGGAACCGACTGGTGCTGGAGGCCCAGGCGCTGCGCGGCGAGCTGGACGTGGAGCGCAAGGCTACCGACAAGCTGAAGGAGGAGCTGAGCCGCCGCGGCCCCACCGACGCCGAGACCGAGGAACTGCAGTCCCGCCTCCTGGAGCTGGAAAAGAAGCTGAGCTTTGAGCAGCAGCGCTCGGACTTGTGGGAGAGGCTCTACGTTGAGACGAAGGAGGATCGAGTGAAGGCCAAGGGGGATCGGCAAGCCAAAGCCAAGAGGCCAAAGGAAGGCATAATTGGCAAGGTGAAGGAGACCTTTGATGCAGTGAAGAACTCCACCAAAGAATTTGTGCACCACCACAAAGAACAGATCAAGAAGGCCAAAGAGGCAGTGAAGGAGAATCTTCGGAAGTTTTCAGACTCTGTCAAGTCCACCTTTCGCACCTTTAAGGACTCTGCCTCGACCATGTTCGACAGAAATCGCCGACCCCATGAACGGAAGTACCAGGAACGGAAAGAGTCCAAAGCCCAACACCAAGAGCCTCTCAGAACGCACAGGGATGACTCAAGCTCAGAGGAAGCGTCGTGGCAGCATAGGCCCCACAAGTCCTTTCATCAGCACCCTCAAAAATCCACTCTGGATTCATCTTCTGAGGCTGAACGCAACACACGCAAAGCTGGAACCAAGAAGGATTCAGGCTTTGCAAGTCCAAAAGGTATCCCCAAAGGCTGCTCAGGTGTGTTTGACTGTGCTTACCAAGAATCTATGAGTCTCTTCAACAAAGCCATGGACCCTATCCGGGCAGATGAGTTTAAACAGCTACTTCACAGCTATCTGCAACAGGAGGTGGACCACTTTCACCACTGGAATGAGTTGGAGGGATTCATCAAGAACTTCTTTCATAATGGTGTATTTATCCATGACCAGATGCTTTTCACAGACTTTGTCAGTGGAGTGGAGGACTACCTTGAGGATATGCATGAGTACCATAGCCATGATGATGTGTTTGAAGATTTGGACGACTACATCTATAGGCACTTTTTTGGAGATACATATTCTAAACGTTATGGTCCAAG GTCTGAAACTCAATAA
- the ccpg1 gene encoding cell cycle progression protein 1 isoform X2 → MSESSSDTESSCGWTIISNEGSDIETLGPENALEHEVEISERGPIQETELLDQSAFACAEKKEERGDSSLDVTLKAESFGELHSTSEVGAEEVTDEHVTLCSSSDHSDIVTLGDSSKEEQAEVEGDGDDDDDDDDDDDEEEVAAGSEDLYMGTSSSSQYTFSAPETGGIMNQWTFTQTLWKFGCRLREQLSAGHSFSVFPLEQPVVGESSSSDEEVEAEASPAVRRRRVRRSTAGSEPEEAPQQQSRDQAEAQGEPLEHQDPRAETPQQGHVSGTLNKCILLALVVAISMGFGHFYGYFEGTVQIQERQRIVERSRVLEPSGTRALHQCHRPQKDINKGVIQSLREDLEEKHNMVMSITGLMDKITKENQQLRLKQDELQAQKVELVEQLKQTVEERSSMELDQEQLARENRQLKSSLEHEEASLSALQDELRSLRAQIRQLEERGAGADSVVQENQRLKEHLEEERQRLRGIWDQRNRLVLEAQALRGELDVERKATDKLKEELSRRGPTDAETEELQSRLLELEKKLSFEQQRSDLWERLYVETKEDRVKAKGDRQAKAKRPKEGIIGKVKETFDAVKNSTKEFVHHHKEQIKKAKEAVKENLRKFSDSVKSTFRTFKDSASTMFDRNRRPHERKYQERKESKAQHQEPLRTHRDDSSSEEASWQHRPHKSFHQHPQKSTLDSSSEAERNTRKAGTKKDSGFASPKGIPKGCSGVFDCAYQESMSLFNKAMDPIRADEFKQLLHSYLQQEVDHFHHWNELEGFIKNFFHNGVFIHDQMLFTDFVSGVEDYLEDMHEYHSHDDVFEDLDDYIYRHFFGDTYSKRYGPSRPLEGPDSKTKENREARDQRKHQRARPRPQKDRKWSRQGRPDRHMADVKIELGPIPFDPKY, encoded by the exons ATGTCAGAGAGCTCAAGTGACACTGAATCCTCCTGTGGATGGACCATCATTAGTAATGAG GGCTCGGATATTGAGACTCTGGGGCCTGAGAATGCACTGGAACATGAGGTGGAGATCTCAGAGAGAGGACCCATACAGGAGACTGAGCTGCTAGACCAGTCAGCTTTTGCCTGTG CTGAGAAAAAAGAGGAACGTGGTGACTCATCCTTGGATGTCACTCTAAAAGCAGAGTCATTCGGGGAATTGCACTCCACTTCTGAG GTGGGTGCTGAGGAGGTGACGGACGAGCATGTGACACTGTGCTCTTCCAGTGATCACTCAGACATTGTCACCTTGGGAGACTCGTCCAAGGAAGAGCAGGCGGAAGTCGAAGGGGATGGtgatgatgacgacgatgatgatgatgatgatgatgaagaagaggTGGCAGCTGGAAGCGAAGACCTTTACATGGGCACCTCTTCAAGCAGCCAATACACCTTCAGTGCACCAGAGACAG GTGGGATAATGAACCAGTGGACTTTTACTCAGACTCTGTGGAAGTTTGGCTGTCGTCTGAGAGAGCAGCTTTCTGCTGGACATTCTTTCTCAG TTTTCCCCCTGGAGCAACCTGTGGTCGGAGAGTCCAGCAGCAGCgatgaggaggtggaggcggAGGCCAGCCCAGCCGTGCGCAGGCGCAGGGTGAGGAGGAGCACCGCCGGCTCGGAGCCAGAGGAGGCGCCACAGCAGCAGTCGCGGGACCAGGCAGAGGCTCAGGGGGAGCCCCTCGAGCACCAGGACCCTCGGGCTGAAACGCCACAGCAGGGCCACGTCAGTGGCACCCTGAACAAGTGCATCCTCCTGGCCCTGGTGGTGGCCATCAGCATGGGCTTTGGACACTTCTATG GTTATTTTGAAG GCACTGTGCAGATCCAGGAAAGGCAGCGGATTGTGGAGAGGAGCCGTGTACTTGAGCCCAGTGGCACCAGAGCGCTCCATCAGTGTCATCGGCCTCAAAAAGACATCAACAAG GGAGTGATTCAGAGTCTAAGAGAAGACCTAGAGGAAAAGCATAACATGGTGATGTCCATCACAGGACTTATGGATAAGATAACTAAGGAGAACCAGCAGCTCAGACTCAAACAGGATGAGTTACAG GCCCAGAAGGTTGAGCTGGTTGAGCAACTGAAGCAGACGGTGGAGGAGCGCAGTAGCATGGAGCTGGACCAGGAGCAGCTGGCCCGGGAGAATCGGCAGCTGAAGAGCTCCCTGGAGCACGAGGAGGCCTCCCTGTCCGCCCTGCAGGACGAGCTGCGGAGCCTCCGCGCCCAGATCCGCCAGCTTGAGGAGCGCGGCGCTGGGGCGGACTCGGTCGTCCAGGAGAACCAGCGTCTAAAGGAGCACCTGGAGGAGGAGCGCCAGCGGCTGCGGGGCATCTGGGACCAGCGGAACCGACTGGTGCTGGAGGCCCAGGCGCTGCGCGGCGAGCTGGACGTGGAGCGCAAGGCTACCGACAAGCTGAAGGAGGAGCTGAGCCGCCGCGGCCCCACCGACGCCGAGACCGAGGAACTGCAGTCCCGCCTCCTGGAGCTGGAAAAGAAGCTGAGCTTTGAGCAGCAGCGCTCGGACTTGTGGGAGAGGCTCTACGTTGAGACGAAGGAGGATCGAGTGAAGGCCAAGGGGGATCGGCAAGCCAAAGCCAAGAGGCCAAAGGAAGGCATAATTGGCAAGGTGAAGGAGACCTTTGATGCAGTGAAGAACTCCACCAAAGAATTTGTGCACCACCACAAAGAACAGATCAAGAAGGCCAAAGAGGCAGTGAAGGAGAATCTTCGGAAGTTTTCAGACTCTGTCAAGTCCACCTTTCGCACCTTTAAGGACTCTGCCTCGACCATGTTCGACAGAAATCGCCGACCCCATGAACGGAAGTACCAGGAACGGAAAGAGTCCAAAGCCCAACACCAAGAGCCTCTCAGAACGCACAGGGATGACTCAAGCTCAGAGGAAGCGTCGTGGCAGCATAGGCCCCACAAGTCCTTTCATCAGCACCCTCAAAAATCCACTCTGGATTCATCTTCTGAGGCTGAACGCAACACACGCAAAGCTGGAACCAAGAAGGATTCAGGCTTTGCAAGTCCAAAAGGTATCCCCAAAGGCTGCTCAGGTGTGTTTGACTGTGCTTACCAAGAATCTATGAGTCTCTTCAACAAAGCCATGGACCCTATCCGGGCAGATGAGTTTAAACAGCTACTTCACAGCTATCTGCAACAGGAGGTGGACCACTTTCACCACTGGAATGAGTTGGAGGGATTCATCAAGAACTTCTTTCATAATGGTGTATTTATCCATGACCAGATGCTTTTCACAGACTTTGTCAGTGGAGTGGAGGACTACCTTGAGGATATGCATGAGTACCATAGCCATGATGATGTGTTTGAAGATTTGGACGACTACATCTATAGGCACTTTTTTGGAGATACATATTCTAAACGTTATGGTCCAAG TCGACCACTTGAAGGTCCTGATTCTAAGACAAAAGAGAACAGGGAGGCCAGAGATCAGCGAAAGCATCAGCGAGCACGTCCGCGGCCACAGAAAGACAGGAAATGGAGTAGACAAGGACGCCCGGATAGACACATGGCAGATGTTAAAATAGAGCTGGGGCCCATACCATTTGATCCCAAATATTAG
- the ccpg1 gene encoding cell cycle progression protein 1 isoform X7, which translates to MSESSSDTESSCGWTIISNEGSDIETLGPENALEHEVEISERGPIQETELLDQSAFACAEKKEERGDSSLDVTLKAESFGELHSTSEVGAEEVTDEHVTLCSSSDHSDIVTLGDSSKEEQAEVEGDGDDDDDDDDDDDEEEVAAGSEDLYMGTSSSSQYTFSAPETAGGIMNQWTFTQTLWKFGCRLREQLSAGHSFSVFPLEQPVVGESSSSDEEVEAEASPAVRRRRVRRSTAGSEPEEAPQQQSRDQAEAQGEPLEHQDPRAETPQQGHVSGTLNKCILLALVVAISMGFGHFYGTVQIQERQRIVERSRVLEPSGTRALHQCHRPQKDINKAQKVELVEQLKQTVEERSSMELDQEQLARENRQLKSSLEHEEASLSALQDELRSLRAQIRQLEERGAGADSVVQENQRLKEHLEEERQRLRGIWDQRNRLVLEAQALRGELDVERKATDKLKEELSRRGPTDAETEELQSRLLELEKKLSFEQQRSDLWERLYVETKEDRVKAKGDRQAKAKRPKEGIIGKVKETFDAVKNSTKEFVHHHKEQIKKAKEAVKENLRKFSDSVKSTFRTFKDSASTMFDRNRRPHERKYQERKESKAQHQEPLRTHRDDSSSEEASWQHRPHKSFHQHPQKSTLDSSSEAERNTRKAGTKKDSGFASPKGIPKGCSGVFDCAYQESMSLFNKAMDPIRADEFKQLLHSYLQQEVDHFHHWNELEGFIKNFFHNGVFIHDQMLFTDFVSGVEDYLEDMHEYHSHDDVFEDLDDYIYRHFFGDTYSKRYGPSRPLEGPDSKTKENREARDQRKHQRARPRPQKDRKWSRQGRPDRHMADVKIELGPIPFDPKY; encoded by the exons ATGTCAGAGAGCTCAAGTGACACTGAATCCTCCTGTGGATGGACCATCATTAGTAATGAG GGCTCGGATATTGAGACTCTGGGGCCTGAGAATGCACTGGAACATGAGGTGGAGATCTCAGAGAGAGGACCCATACAGGAGACTGAGCTGCTAGACCAGTCAGCTTTTGCCTGTG CTGAGAAAAAAGAGGAACGTGGTGACTCATCCTTGGATGTCACTCTAAAAGCAGAGTCATTCGGGGAATTGCACTCCACTTCTGAG GTGGGTGCTGAGGAGGTGACGGACGAGCATGTGACACTGTGCTCTTCCAGTGATCACTCAGACATTGTCACCTTGGGAGACTCGTCCAAGGAAGAGCAGGCGGAAGTCGAAGGGGATGGtgatgatgacgacgatgatgatgatgatgatgatgaagaagaggTGGCAGCTGGAAGCGAAGACCTTTACATGGGCACCTCTTCAAGCAGCCAATACACCTTCAGTGCACCAGAGACAG CAGGTGGGATAATGAACCAGTGGACTTTTACTCAGACTCTGTGGAAGTTTGGCTGTCGTCTGAGAGAGCAGCTTTCTGCTGGACATTCTTTCTCAG TTTTCCCCCTGGAGCAACCTGTGGTCGGAGAGTCCAGCAGCAGCgatgaggaggtggaggcggAGGCCAGCCCAGCCGTGCGCAGGCGCAGGGTGAGGAGGAGCACCGCCGGCTCGGAGCCAGAGGAGGCGCCACAGCAGCAGTCGCGGGACCAGGCAGAGGCTCAGGGGGAGCCCCTCGAGCACCAGGACCCTCGGGCTGAAACGCCACAGCAGGGCCACGTCAGTGGCACCCTGAACAAGTGCATCCTCCTGGCCCTGGTGGTGGCCATCAGCATGGGCTTTGGACACTTCTATG GCACTGTGCAGATCCAGGAAAGGCAGCGGATTGTGGAGAGGAGCCGTGTACTTGAGCCCAGTGGCACCAGAGCGCTCCATCAGTGTCATCGGCCTCAAAAAGACATCAACAAG GCCCAGAAGGTTGAGCTGGTTGAGCAACTGAAGCAGACGGTGGAGGAGCGCAGTAGCATGGAGCTGGACCAGGAGCAGCTGGCCCGGGAGAATCGGCAGCTGAAGAGCTCCCTGGAGCACGAGGAGGCCTCCCTGTCCGCCCTGCAGGACGAGCTGCGGAGCCTCCGCGCCCAGATCCGCCAGCTTGAGGAGCGCGGCGCTGGGGCGGACTCGGTCGTCCAGGAGAACCAGCGTCTAAAGGAGCACCTGGAGGAGGAGCGCCAGCGGCTGCGGGGCATCTGGGACCAGCGGAACCGACTGGTGCTGGAGGCCCAGGCGCTGCGCGGCGAGCTGGACGTGGAGCGCAAGGCTACCGACAAGCTGAAGGAGGAGCTGAGCCGCCGCGGCCCCACCGACGCCGAGACCGAGGAACTGCAGTCCCGCCTCCTGGAGCTGGAAAAGAAGCTGAGCTTTGAGCAGCAGCGCTCGGACTTGTGGGAGAGGCTCTACGTTGAGACGAAGGAGGATCGAGTGAAGGCCAAGGGGGATCGGCAAGCCAAAGCCAAGAGGCCAAAGGAAGGCATAATTGGCAAGGTGAAGGAGACCTTTGATGCAGTGAAGAACTCCACCAAAGAATTTGTGCACCACCACAAAGAACAGATCAAGAAGGCCAAAGAGGCAGTGAAGGAGAATCTTCGGAAGTTTTCAGACTCTGTCAAGTCCACCTTTCGCACCTTTAAGGACTCTGCCTCGACCATGTTCGACAGAAATCGCCGACCCCATGAACGGAAGTACCAGGAACGGAAAGAGTCCAAAGCCCAACACCAAGAGCCTCTCAGAACGCACAGGGATGACTCAAGCTCAGAGGAAGCGTCGTGGCAGCATAGGCCCCACAAGTCCTTTCATCAGCACCCTCAAAAATCCACTCTGGATTCATCTTCTGAGGCTGAACGCAACACACGCAAAGCTGGAACCAAGAAGGATTCAGGCTTTGCAAGTCCAAAAGGTATCCCCAAAGGCTGCTCAGGTGTGTTTGACTGTGCTTACCAAGAATCTATGAGTCTCTTCAACAAAGCCATGGACCCTATCCGGGCAGATGAGTTTAAACAGCTACTTCACAGCTATCTGCAACAGGAGGTGGACCACTTTCACCACTGGAATGAGTTGGAGGGATTCATCAAGAACTTCTTTCATAATGGTGTATTTATCCATGACCAGATGCTTTTCACAGACTTTGTCAGTGGAGTGGAGGACTACCTTGAGGATATGCATGAGTACCATAGCCATGATGATGTGTTTGAAGATTTGGACGACTACATCTATAGGCACTTTTTTGGAGATACATATTCTAAACGTTATGGTCCAAG TCGACCACTTGAAGGTCCTGATTCTAAGACAAAAGAGAACAGGGAGGCCAGAGATCAGCGAAAGCATCAGCGAGCACGTCCGCGGCCACAGAAAGACAGGAAATGGAGTAGACAAGGACGCCCGGATAGACACATGGCAGATGTTAAAATAGAGCTGGGGCCCATACCATTTGATCCCAAATATTAG
- the ccpg1 gene encoding cell cycle progression protein 1 isoform X6, with translation MSESSSDTESSCGWTIISNEGSDIETLGPENALEHEVEISERGPIQETELLDQSAFACAEKKEERGDSSLDVTLKAESFGELHSTSEVGAEEVTDEHVTLCSSSDHSDIVTLGDSSKEEQAEVEGDGDDDDDDDDDDDEEEVAAGSEDLYMGTSSSSQYTFSAPETAGGIMNQWTFTQTLWKFGCRLREQLSAGHSFSVFPLEQPVVGESSSSDEEVEAEASPAVRRRRVRRSTAGSEPEEAPQQQSRDQAEAQGEPLEHQDPRAETPQQGHVSGTLNKCILLALVVAISMGFGHFYGYFEGTVQIQERQRIVERSRVLEPSGTRALHQCHRPQKDINKAQKVELVEQLKQTVEERSSMELDQEQLARENRQLKSSLEHEEASLSALQDELRSLRAQIRQLEERGAGADSVVQENQRLKEHLEEERQRLRGIWDQRNRLVLEAQALRGELDVERKATDKLKEELSRRGPTDAETEELQSRLLELEKKLSFEQQRSDLWERLYVETKEDRVKAKGDRQAKAKRPKEGIIGKVKETFDAVKNSTKEFVHHHKEQIKKAKEAVKENLRKFSDSVKSTFRTFKDSASTMFDRNRRPHERKYQERKESKAQHQEPLRTHRDDSSSEEASWQHRPHKSFHQHPQKSTLDSSSEAERNTRKAGTKKDSGFASPKGIPKGCSGVFDCAYQESMSLFNKAMDPIRADEFKQLLHSYLQQEVDHFHHWNELEGFIKNFFHNGVFIHDQMLFTDFVSGVEDYLEDMHEYHSHDDVFEDLDDYIYRHFFGDTYSKRYGPSRPLEGPDSKTKENREARDQRKHQRARPRPQKDRKWSRQGRPDRHMADVKIELGPIPFDPKY, from the exons ATGTCAGAGAGCTCAAGTGACACTGAATCCTCCTGTGGATGGACCATCATTAGTAATGAG GGCTCGGATATTGAGACTCTGGGGCCTGAGAATGCACTGGAACATGAGGTGGAGATCTCAGAGAGAGGACCCATACAGGAGACTGAGCTGCTAGACCAGTCAGCTTTTGCCTGTG CTGAGAAAAAAGAGGAACGTGGTGACTCATCCTTGGATGTCACTCTAAAAGCAGAGTCATTCGGGGAATTGCACTCCACTTCTGAG GTGGGTGCTGAGGAGGTGACGGACGAGCATGTGACACTGTGCTCTTCCAGTGATCACTCAGACATTGTCACCTTGGGAGACTCGTCCAAGGAAGAGCAGGCGGAAGTCGAAGGGGATGGtgatgatgacgacgatgatgatgatgatgatgatgaagaagaggTGGCAGCTGGAAGCGAAGACCTTTACATGGGCACCTCTTCAAGCAGCCAATACACCTTCAGTGCACCAGAGACAG CAGGTGGGATAATGAACCAGTGGACTTTTACTCAGACTCTGTGGAAGTTTGGCTGTCGTCTGAGAGAGCAGCTTTCTGCTGGACATTCTTTCTCAG TTTTCCCCCTGGAGCAACCTGTGGTCGGAGAGTCCAGCAGCAGCgatgaggaggtggaggcggAGGCCAGCCCAGCCGTGCGCAGGCGCAGGGTGAGGAGGAGCACCGCCGGCTCGGAGCCAGAGGAGGCGCCACAGCAGCAGTCGCGGGACCAGGCAGAGGCTCAGGGGGAGCCCCTCGAGCACCAGGACCCTCGGGCTGAAACGCCACAGCAGGGCCACGTCAGTGGCACCCTGAACAAGTGCATCCTCCTGGCCCTGGTGGTGGCCATCAGCATGGGCTTTGGACACTTCTATG GTTATTTTGAAG GCACTGTGCAGATCCAGGAAAGGCAGCGGATTGTGGAGAGGAGCCGTGTACTTGAGCCCAGTGGCACCAGAGCGCTCCATCAGTGTCATCGGCCTCAAAAAGACATCAACAAG GCCCAGAAGGTTGAGCTGGTTGAGCAACTGAAGCAGACGGTGGAGGAGCGCAGTAGCATGGAGCTGGACCAGGAGCAGCTGGCCCGGGAGAATCGGCAGCTGAAGAGCTCCCTGGAGCACGAGGAGGCCTCCCTGTCCGCCCTGCAGGACGAGCTGCGGAGCCTCCGCGCCCAGATCCGCCAGCTTGAGGAGCGCGGCGCTGGGGCGGACTCGGTCGTCCAGGAGAACCAGCGTCTAAAGGAGCACCTGGAGGAGGAGCGCCAGCGGCTGCGGGGCATCTGGGACCAGCGGAACCGACTGGTGCTGGAGGCCCAGGCGCTGCGCGGCGAGCTGGACGTGGAGCGCAAGGCTACCGACAAGCTGAAGGAGGAGCTGAGCCGCCGCGGCCCCACCGACGCCGAGACCGAGGAACTGCAGTCCCGCCTCCTGGAGCTGGAAAAGAAGCTGAGCTTTGAGCAGCAGCGCTCGGACTTGTGGGAGAGGCTCTACGTTGAGACGAAGGAGGATCGAGTGAAGGCCAAGGGGGATCGGCAAGCCAAAGCCAAGAGGCCAAAGGAAGGCATAATTGGCAAGGTGAAGGAGACCTTTGATGCAGTGAAGAACTCCACCAAAGAATTTGTGCACCACCACAAAGAACAGATCAAGAAGGCCAAAGAGGCAGTGAAGGAGAATCTTCGGAAGTTTTCAGACTCTGTCAAGTCCACCTTTCGCACCTTTAAGGACTCTGCCTCGACCATGTTCGACAGAAATCGCCGACCCCATGAACGGAAGTACCAGGAACGGAAAGAGTCCAAAGCCCAACACCAAGAGCCTCTCAGAACGCACAGGGATGACTCAAGCTCAGAGGAAGCGTCGTGGCAGCATAGGCCCCACAAGTCCTTTCATCAGCACCCTCAAAAATCCACTCTGGATTCATCTTCTGAGGCTGAACGCAACACACGCAAAGCTGGAACCAAGAAGGATTCAGGCTTTGCAAGTCCAAAAGGTATCCCCAAAGGCTGCTCAGGTGTGTTTGACTGTGCTTACCAAGAATCTATGAGTCTCTTCAACAAAGCCATGGACCCTATCCGGGCAGATGAGTTTAAACAGCTACTTCACAGCTATCTGCAACAGGAGGTGGACCACTTTCACCACTGGAATGAGTTGGAGGGATTCATCAAGAACTTCTTTCATAATGGTGTATTTATCCATGACCAGATGCTTTTCACAGACTTTGTCAGTGGAGTGGAGGACTACCTTGAGGATATGCATGAGTACCATAGCCATGATGATGTGTTTGAAGATTTGGACGACTACATCTATAGGCACTTTTTTGGAGATACATATTCTAAACGTTATGGTCCAAG TCGACCACTTGAAGGTCCTGATTCTAAGACAAAAGAGAACAGGGAGGCCAGAGATCAGCGAAAGCATCAGCGAGCACGTCCGCGGCCACAGAAAGACAGGAAATGGAGTAGACAAGGACGCCCGGATAGACACATGGCAGATGTTAAAATAGAGCTGGGGCCCATACCATTTGATCCCAAATATTAG